In Mustela lutreola isolate mMusLut2 chromosome 1, mMusLut2.pri, whole genome shotgun sequence, one genomic interval encodes:
- the SVIP gene encoding small VCP/p97-interacting protein translates to MGLCFPCPGETAPPSPDLEEKRAKLAEAAERRQKEAASRGILDVRSVEEKRKKKEKLEKQMAESRPPPEGGLRWTVS, encoded by the exons ATGGGGCTGTGCTTTCCCTGTCCGGGGGAGACCGCGCCTCCCTCGCCGGACCTG gaagagaaaagagcaaagctcgcagaggctgcagagagaagacagaaagag GCTGCATCTCGGGGCATTCTGGATGTTCGGTctgtggaagaaaagagaaagaaaaaggaaaaactagaaaaacaaatggCTGAATCCAGGCCCCCACCAGAAGGTGGACTTAGG tggACAGTTTCATAA
- the CCDC179 gene encoding coiled-coil domain-containing protein 179, translating to MCLCCADDEAIQVNPEGPRWQHPSDVTARQSRDKRIENMKNLRKEKRRFTKRFARPAPLPEPGLLWT from the exons ATGTGCCTGTGCTGTGCAGATGACGAAGCCATCCAAGTCAATCCC GAAGGGCCAAGATGGCAACATCCTTCAGATGTCACTGCAAGGCAg TCCCGAGATAAACGTATTGAGAATATGAAGAACctaaggaaggagaagaggagattTACTAAACGGTTTGCAAGACCTGCTCCTCTTCCAGAACCAGGACTCCTA tggaCATAA